One segment of Streptomyces sp. YIM 121038 DNA contains the following:
- a CDS encoding amino acid adenylation domain-containing protein — protein MSRRVHDVFEATAAASPDAIAVRAGSTVLTYRELDTRANRVAHELRAAGVGPESVVGVLLERGPWLLPVLLGIWKAGGSQLALDAALPTERLAYMLDTAGARLVVTQRTLAGLLGDAYGGELLDLDRDQGRISERPGTAPGPAPAAPAGPPPPDGLAYTLFTSGSTGRPKGVQIAHGSLLNLLFSMRARFDAAPDHVWLAATSVSFDISYAELYLPLITGGSVVLVDDSGLGDALAQLDLIDTHGVTHLQATPAGWKLLLAAGFADRPLTAVTTGEACPPSLGRELRGHVDRLANLYGPTETTVWSTGWEVPADPPDMPVGRPIHNTRAYVLDAALQPVPVGVIGELYLAGAGVARGYVGRPGLTAGRFLPEELGGPPGSRMYRTGDWVRFRADGELEYLGRADHQVKIRGYRVELGEIEEQLVTHPGVGSAVVVAREDGQGEPWLVAYVVPSGGRAGTTGPGGPEAAEAGQDELRRHLAARLPGYMVPTGFVLLDRLPLNAAGKVDRAALPAPQRTALVADRAYQAPRTPTERLLADVCAEVLGVPGVGAHDRLADLGVDSMRIVHVLAAGRRAGLTVTLRMLLDSVTIADLGAAIDGTPATYGAEDDDGHPQETHGARAAEDGAGTAADDGPGGRSRAGAPVTGGTPAPDVEAVMAAHGIPGAAVAVLRDGEVTALHVHGVRSMDTGAPVTLRTRFQAGSISKHVIAFAALRLVADGPLTLDEPLDAYLTGRTVPRLPGGGRVTLRHCLSNTAGLSSAPATWWHPDEAMPTLSDVLDDVEAEAEPGSVFRKAGSQWAFVEQVLTDVTGQELGKLVDELVFRELGMRDSSFATGTAADLAAGHDRHGEALHGGHRCRPARAGTGLWSTPADLAQFAGALRRTRNGLGDLLPGPLADAMLTEAFPGSFYGLGTVIDGSLGDVEFGHGGQTPGYRALTSLRLRSGAGCVVMTNSDLGKEVHKAVAAGLGRDITARLAGD, from the coding sequence ATGAGCAGGCGCGTGCACGACGTGTTCGAGGCGACGGCCGCGGCCTCCCCGGACGCGATCGCCGTACGGGCGGGATCGACCGTCCTGACCTACCGTGAACTGGACACCCGCGCCAACCGCGTCGCGCACGAGCTGCGCGCCGCGGGCGTCGGCCCGGAGTCCGTGGTGGGCGTGCTCCTGGAGCGCGGCCCCTGGCTGCTCCCGGTGCTGCTCGGCATCTGGAAGGCGGGCGGCTCCCAGCTGGCCCTCGACGCGGCCCTGCCCACCGAGCGCCTGGCCTACATGCTGGACACGGCGGGCGCCCGGCTCGTCGTCACCCAGCGCACCCTGGCCGGGCTGCTCGGCGACGCGTACGGCGGCGAACTCCTCGACCTGGACCGCGACCAGGGGCGGATCAGCGAGCGGCCCGGCACCGCGCCGGGCCCCGCCCCCGCCGCCCCGGCGGGCCCGCCGCCGCCCGACGGCCTCGCCTACACGCTGTTCACCTCCGGCTCGACCGGGCGGCCCAAGGGCGTGCAGATCGCCCACGGCTCGCTGCTCAACCTGCTCTTCTCGATGCGGGCGCGGTTCGACGCGGCACCGGACCACGTGTGGCTCGCGGCGACGTCGGTGTCCTTCGACATCTCGTACGCCGAGCTGTACCTGCCGCTGATCACCGGCGGCTCCGTGGTGCTCGTGGACGACAGCGGCCTGGGCGACGCGCTCGCCCAGCTCGACCTGATCGACACCCACGGCGTCACCCACCTCCAGGCCACCCCCGCGGGCTGGAAACTGCTGCTCGCCGCCGGATTCGCGGACCGCCCCCTCACGGCGGTGACCACGGGCGAGGCGTGCCCGCCGTCACTGGGCCGCGAACTGCGCGGCCACGTGGACCGCCTCGCCAACCTGTACGGGCCGACCGAGACGACCGTCTGGTCCACCGGCTGGGAAGTGCCCGCGGACCCGCCGGACATGCCGGTCGGACGGCCGATCCACAACACCCGCGCGTACGTGCTCGACGCCGCGCTCCAGCCCGTGCCGGTCGGCGTCATCGGCGAGCTGTACCTGGCGGGCGCGGGCGTGGCCCGCGGCTATGTGGGCCGCCCCGGTCTGACCGCGGGCCGCTTCCTGCCGGAGGAGCTCGGCGGGCCGCCGGGATCGCGGATGTACCGCACCGGCGACTGGGTGCGCTTCCGTGCCGACGGTGAACTGGAGTACCTGGGCCGCGCCGACCACCAGGTGAAGATCCGCGGCTACCGCGTCGAACTCGGCGAGATCGAGGAGCAGCTGGTCACCCACCCCGGCGTCGGCTCGGCCGTCGTCGTCGCCCGCGAGGACGGCCAGGGCGAACCCTGGCTGGTCGCGTACGTCGTGCCGTCCGGCGGCCGCGCCGGGACCACCGGGCCCGGCGGCCCCGAAGCCGCCGAGGCCGGGCAGGACGAGCTGCGCCGCCACCTCGCCGCGCGGCTTCCCGGGTACATGGTGCCCACGGGCTTCGTACTGCTCGACCGGCTGCCCCTCAACGCCGCGGGCAAGGTCGACCGCGCCGCCCTGCCCGCGCCCCAGCGCACGGCGCTCGTCGCCGACCGCGCCTACCAGGCGCCCCGGACCCCGACCGAGCGGCTGCTCGCCGACGTGTGCGCCGAGGTGCTCGGCGTCCCCGGCGTCGGCGCGCACGACCGGCTCGCCGACCTCGGGGTCGACTCCATGCGCATCGTGCACGTCCTCGCCGCCGGGCGGCGAGCGGGCCTCACCGTGACCCTGCGGATGCTCCTGGACAGCGTGACCATCGCCGACCTCGGGGCCGCGATCGACGGAACCCCCGCTACCTACGGAGCAGAAGACGATGACGGCCACCCCCAGGAAACCCACGGCGCCCGCGCGGCGGAGGACGGCGCGGGCACCGCGGCGGACGACGGCCCCGGCGGCCGGTCACGGGCCGGTGCGCCGGTGACCGGCGGCACGCCCGCGCCCGACGTGGAAGCCGTGATGGCGGCGCACGGCATCCCCGGCGCGGCCGTCGCCGTCCTGCGGGACGGGGAGGTCACGGCCCTGCACGTGCACGGCGTACGGTCCATGGACACCGGCGCGCCCGTCACGCTGCGCACCCGCTTCCAGGCCGGGTCGATCAGCAAGCACGTCATCGCGTTCGCCGCGCTGCGCCTCGTCGCCGACGGGCCGCTCACCCTGGACGAACCGCTCGACGCGTATCTGACCGGGCGGACCGTGCCGCGGCTGCCCGGCGGCGGCCGGGTCACCCTGCGGCACTGCTTGTCGAACACCGCGGGCCTGTCCTCGGCCCCGGCCACCTGGTGGCACCCCGACGAGGCCATGCCCACGCTGTCCGACGTCCTCGACGACGTCGAGGCGGAGGCCGAGCCGGGATCGGTGTTCCGCAAGGCGGGCAGCCAATGGGCTTTTGTTGAGCAGGTGTTGACCGACGTGACGGGCCAGGAGCTCGGCAAGCTCGTCGACGAGCTGGTGTTCCGGGAGCTCGGCATGCGGGACAGCTCCTTCGCCACGGGCACCGCCGCCGACCTCGCCGCGGGACACGACCGGCACGGAGAGGCGCTGCACGGCGGCCACCGCTGCCGCCCCGCGCGGGCCGGCACCGGGCTGTGGAGCACGCCCGCCGACCTCGCCCAGTTCGCCGGCGCGCTGCGCAGGACCCGCAACGGCCTCGGCGACCTGCTGCCGGGACCGCTCGCCGACGCGATGCTCACGGAAGCCTTCCCGGGGAGCTTCTACGGCCTCGGTACGGTCATCGACGGCTCCCTGGGAGACGTGGAGTTCGGCCACGGCGGACAGACGCCCGGCTATCGGGCACTGACCTCCCTGCGGCTGCGGTCCGGCGCCGGATGCGTCGTGATGACAAACTCCGACCTGGGCAAAGAGGTACACAAAGCCGTCGCGGCCGGCCTCGGCCGGGACATCACCGCACGGCTCGCGGGCGACTGA
- a CDS encoding exonuclease SbcCD subunit D, translating into MRLLHTSDWHLGRALHRVSMLDAQAAFVGHLVATIREHAVDAVVVSGDVYDRAVPPLAAVELFDDALHRLADLGVPTVMISGNHDSARRLGVGAGLIDRAGIHLRTDPAGVGEPVVLADAHGDVAFYGLPYLEPALVKDEFGVERAGHEAVLGAAMDRVRADLAARPAGTRSVVLAHAFVTGGEISDSERDITVGGVASVPSAVFAGVDYVALGHLHGSQIIDERVRYSGSPLAYSFSEADHRKSMWLVELDAAGGLSTAERVDCPVPRPLARVRGDLQDLLADPDLARHEDAWIEATLTDPVRPDEPMARLCERFPHTLSLVFDPARAPEEPGVSYARRLKDRTDQQIAEDFVTHVRGAGPDDRERTVLRDAFDAVRADDVLREVAG; encoded by the coding sequence ATGAGGCTGCTGCACACTTCCGACTGGCATCTCGGCCGGGCCCTGCACCGGGTGAGCATGCTCGACGCGCAGGCCGCGTTCGTCGGCCATCTCGTCGCCACCATCCGCGAGCACGCGGTGGACGCCGTCGTCGTGTCGGGAGACGTGTACGACCGGGCGGTGCCCCCGCTCGCCGCCGTCGAGCTGTTCGACGACGCCCTGCACCGCCTCGCCGACCTCGGCGTGCCCACGGTCATGATCTCCGGGAACCACGACTCGGCGCGGCGCCTCGGCGTCGGCGCCGGACTCATCGACCGTGCGGGCATCCATCTGCGCACCGACCCGGCCGGCGTCGGCGAGCCCGTGGTGCTCGCCGACGCCCACGGGGACGTGGCCTTCTACGGCCTGCCGTATCTGGAGCCCGCCCTCGTGAAGGACGAGTTCGGCGTCGAGCGCGCCGGACACGAGGCGGTGCTCGGCGCCGCCATGGACCGGGTGCGGGCCGACCTGGCCGCCCGGCCCGCAGGCACCCGCTCCGTCGTCCTCGCCCACGCCTTCGTGACCGGCGGCGAGATCAGCGACAGCGAGCGGGACATCACCGTCGGCGGCGTCGCCTCCGTGCCCTCCGCCGTCTTCGCGGGCGTCGACTACGTGGCCCTCGGCCATCTGCACGGCAGCCAGATCATCGACGAGCGCGTCCGCTACAGCGGCTCCCCGCTGGCGTACTCCTTCTCCGAGGCCGACCACCGCAAGAGCATGTGGCTCGTCGAGCTCGACGCGGCGGGCGGGCTGAGCACCGCCGAGCGCGTCGACTGCCCGGTGCCCCGGCCCCTCGCCCGCGTCAGGGGCGACCTCCAGGACCTCCTCGCCGACCCGGACCTCGCCCGGCACGAGGACGCCTGGATCGAGGCGACCCTCACCGACCCCGTGCGTCCGGACGAGCCGATGGCCCGCCTCTGCGAGCGCTTCCCGCACACCCTCAGCCTCGTCTTCGACCCGGCCCGCGCCCCCGAGGAACCCGGTGTGTCGTACGCGCGGCGCCTCAAGGACCGCACCGACCAGCAGATCGCGGAGGACTTCGTGACCCATGTGCGCGGCGCGGGCCCCGACGACCGGGAGCGGACCGTGCTGCGGGACGCGTTCGACGCCGTACGCGCCGACGACGTGCTGCGCGAGGTGGCCGGATGA
- a CDS encoding AfsR/SARP family transcriptional regulator — MDFRVLGPVEAVRGAERVALTGSKVPTVLAALLLARGRVVSDARMSTLLWGWEPPATSGAQIYTYMSRLRKLLGDEVAIERRPPGYALRAPRSTVDLIEFERLAERGRAELAAGRNREASALLGQALGLWRGTGISGVTDHLAEAELPRLEEARMHVLERRIEADLALGRHERLTAELTGLVAEYPLREKLRAQLMTALYRCGRQAEALRSYHEGRDVLADQLGIDPGETLGSTYHAVLVGKLGPGAAGGGSGADAYDDAPRPSMLPADVEELIGREDELASMQKQLTPDPDGGGPRGLLVTGMAGVGKTALAVRAAHAAARHYPDGQLFAELTTADGTPRSVRDVLTMLLRALGAVPELADTTGGVGGTDGSYDDRTCLDELIRLYRIRTAGKRLLVVLDGAVDSGQLEPLVPGSPEATVLITSRARLPRVTQARTTVLAPLEDDAALDLLVSVAGRAQLLADPAATQALLARCGGLPLALRVVGSRLAARPRWPAAWLANRLAEPSTRLRELSYGGLDVRGALLTSLRQLPRHTGRTLMCLASLGTEPFRAETAARCLAEPESTAERRLERLVDAALLDICGVDRLGRPLYRFHELVLLFSQSLGSARAEPART; from the coding sequence ATGGACTTTCGAGTCCTCGGCCCGGTGGAAGCAGTAAGGGGCGCCGAAAGAGTCGCCCTGACCGGATCCAAAGTACCTACGGTGCTCGCGGCGCTGTTGCTCGCGCGGGGGCGCGTGGTGTCCGACGCGCGCATGAGCACCCTGCTGTGGGGGTGGGAGCCGCCGGCCACGTCCGGCGCGCAGATCTACACGTACATGTCGCGGCTGCGGAAGCTGCTCGGTGACGAGGTCGCCATCGAGCGGCGCCCGCCGGGGTACGCGCTGCGCGCGCCCCGCAGCACGGTCGACCTCATCGAGTTCGAGCGGCTCGCCGAGCGGGGCCGCGCCGAACTGGCCGCGGGCCGCAACCGCGAGGCGTCCGCCCTGCTCGGCCAGGCCCTCGGCCTCTGGCGCGGCACCGGCATCTCCGGCGTGACCGACCATCTCGCCGAAGCCGAGCTGCCCCGCCTGGAGGAAGCCAGGATGCACGTCCTGGAGCGGCGCATCGAGGCCGACCTCGCGCTCGGCAGGCACGAGCGGCTGACCGCCGAACTCACCGGCCTGGTCGCGGAGTACCCGCTGCGCGAGAAGCTGCGCGCCCAGCTGATGACCGCCCTGTACCGGTGCGGACGGCAGGCCGAGGCGCTGCGCAGCTACCACGAGGGCCGCGACGTCCTCGCGGACCAGCTGGGCATCGACCCGGGGGAGACGCTCGGCTCGACCTACCACGCGGTCCTCGTCGGCAAGCTCGGCCCCGGCGCCGCCGGCGGCGGATCGGGCGCCGACGCCTACGACGACGCGCCCCGGCCCTCGATGCTCCCCGCGGACGTCGAGGAACTCATCGGCCGGGAGGACGAACTGGCGTCCATGCAGAAGCAGTTGACGCCCGACCCGGACGGCGGCGGGCCGCGCGGCCTGCTCGTCACCGGCATGGCGGGCGTCGGCAAGACGGCGCTCGCCGTCCGGGCCGCGCACGCCGCCGCCCGGCACTACCCCGACGGCCAGCTCTTCGCCGAGCTGACCACGGCCGACGGCACGCCCCGCAGCGTGCGCGACGTCCTCACGATGCTGCTCCGGGCGCTCGGCGCGGTACCGGAGCTCGCGGACACCACCGGCGGCGTGGGCGGCACGGACGGCTCCTACGACGACCGCACCTGCCTCGACGAGCTGATCCGCCTCTACCGCATCCGCACCGCGGGCAAGCGGCTGCTCGTCGTCCTCGACGGCGCGGTCGACAGCGGCCAGCTGGAGCCCCTGGTGCCGGGCTCGCCCGAGGCGACGGTCCTCATCACCAGCCGGGCCCGGCTGCCGCGCGTCACCCAGGCCCGCACCACGGTGCTCGCCCCCCTGGAGGACGACGCCGCGCTCGACCTGCTCGTCAGCGTGGCGGGCCGCGCCCAGCTCCTCGCCGACCCGGCGGCCACCCAGGCGCTGCTCGCCCGCTGCGGCGGCCTGCCGCTGGCGCTGCGCGTCGTCGGCAGCCGCCTCGCCGCCCGGCCCCGCTGGCCCGCCGCGTGGCTCGCGAACCGCCTCGCGGAGCCGTCGACGCGGCTGCGCGAACTGTCGTACGGCGGCCTGGACGTGCGCGGAGCGCTGCTCACCTCACTGCGGCAGCTGCCCCGGCACACCGGCCGTACGCTGATGTGCCTGGCGAGCCTCGGCACGGAGCCGTTCCGGGCCGAGACCGCCGCGCGCTGCCTCGCCGAGCCGGAGTCGACGGCGGAGCGGCGCCTGGAGCGCCTGGTGGACGCCGCCCTCCTGGACATCTGCGGCGTGGACCGCCTGGGGCGGCCCCTGTACCGCTTCCACGAACTGGTGCTGCTGTTCAGCCAGTCACTCGGGAGCGCGAGAGCCGAGCCCGCGCGGACCTGA
- a CDS encoding YigZ family protein, translating to MPDEYRTVAREGVHETEINRSRFLCALAPAATEREAQDFVARVRREHPTATHNCFAYVIGADASVQKASDDGEPGGTAGVPMLQMLLRRDMRYVVAVVTRDYGGVKLGAGGLIRAYGGAVGEALDALGTRTRRRFRLATVTVDHQRAGKLQNDLRAAGREVRDVGYGEAVTIEIGLPEADVERFRAWLADATAGSAGFELGGEAYGDA from the coding sequence ATGCCGGACGAGTACCGCACCGTGGCCCGTGAGGGCGTGCACGAGACCGAGATCAACCGCTCGCGCTTCCTGTGCGCGCTCGCACCCGCCGCCACCGAGCGGGAGGCCCAGGACTTCGTCGCCCGCGTCCGCAGGGAACACCCCACCGCCACGCACAACTGCTTCGCGTACGTCATCGGAGCGGACGCCTCCGTACAGAAGGCGAGCGACGACGGCGAGCCGGGCGGCACGGCGGGCGTGCCCATGCTCCAGATGCTGCTGCGCCGCGACATGCGGTACGTGGTGGCCGTCGTCACCCGCGACTACGGCGGGGTCAAGCTCGGCGCGGGCGGGCTCATCAGGGCCTACGGCGGCGCCGTCGGCGAGGCCCTGGACGCGCTCGGCACCCGCACCCGGCGCCGCTTCCGCCTGGCCACCGTCACCGTCGACCACCAGCGCGCGGGCAAGCTGCAGAACGACCTGCGCGCGGCGGGCCGCGAGGTGCGCGACGTCGGCTACGGCGAAGCGGTGACCATCGAGATCGGCCTCCCGGAGGCCGACGTCGAGCGGTTCCGCGCCTGGCTGGCCGACGCGACGGCGGGCAGCGCCGGGTTCGAACTGGGCGGCGAGGCCTACGGGGACGCCTGA
- a CDS encoding AfsR/SARP family transcriptional regulator, with amino-acid sequence MSGSGQVHVGGPRHRTILASLLLNTDRIVSVDTLVDTVWDGRPPATARTQVSICIAALRKAFKAAGFTDQVIVTAHPGYLLRIGEHEVDAIEFQQLVTSAEEAVRTDRLTDAAHAYTRALGLWEGPALTGVTGRAVEDEARRLDELKLSVFEDAADVRLRLGQHHRVIPELAATVRAHPLRERALHLLITAQYRSGHRAEAMESYRQGRKRFIDELGLEPGPALKELHRFILQDDRERDPGTGDGAGTDPPAAVALPHDPPFELPTDAPGFTGRARELEQLGVLLDRGADVRGPTVGLISGLAGVGKTCLAVRWARGVADRFPDGVLFADLHGYDERHEPTAAAGVLGGFLRSLGFAGVQIPQAPEEREAMYRSALADRRVLVVLDNARTYAQIQPLLPSSEGCSALVTSRDQLAEFVAWPPRARVHLNRLAPAEAVELVDRVVGSQRVAAEPAAVARLVELCDLLPLALRIAAARLAAKPHWTVTHLVSRLSDEERRLDELSQGTSRIRASFGISYRCLSADAARLYRGLGLLDVHDFAPWVAAALLDTDQFTAERLIEQLVDAQFLTALGPDAAGQPRYHSPSLLRIFARERAHGEDAEEQGRAAVVRVLQAALGLAEQAHRRLYGGDFSIIHSAAPRCAPPEALAAELLARPLEWLEAERLSLVRLVGQAAGAGLDELAWDLTLCSVVLFETRNYVDDWRQCAQQALTATRAAGNIRGQGAMLYALGALEMRLRRFAGADAGFAAALALHELAGEEHGRALVLRSMAMIDQMRGAADSAMDRSVAALEVFRAVGDLSSQAHVLNNMAQIELDRGHLAQARKLSLRSVRISSGISPGGARSTAQGTHRLARVYLAEGRYDLAESALLRMIRITRASSDLLGLAHGLLGLGEARLGRGDWEQARATLLHALDIVATVHSPLVLGKIKLALGAACGMGGQDDRAREYLRAARDCFLRVGVDDWVKRADEALAALRTAGAQRRAEGQAHLGEAARRLTVPRARAPWDRTAAERAVWNPTAARARAGHAPAEHGDHEEDGAEPGPERGGPRRIHPEQQGADRELGKATALGLAPGGPGGGPPHEGPREHRDG; translated from the coding sequence ATGTCCGGCTCCGGCCAGGTACACGTGGGAGGCCCCCGGCACCGCACCATCCTCGCGTCCTTGCTGCTCAACACGGACCGGATCGTGTCGGTCGACACGCTCGTCGACACGGTGTGGGACGGCCGCCCACCGGCCACCGCACGCACTCAGGTGTCCATCTGCATCGCGGCGCTGCGCAAAGCATTCAAGGCTGCTGGATTCACGGACCAGGTCATCGTGACGGCGCACCCGGGATATCTGTTGCGCATCGGCGAGCACGAGGTGGACGCCATCGAGTTCCAGCAGCTCGTGACCTCGGCCGAGGAAGCCGTCAGGACTGACCGATTAACGGACGCCGCCCATGCGTACACCCGGGCGCTCGGCCTTTGGGAAGGCCCGGCATTGACGGGTGTGACGGGCCGCGCCGTCGAGGACGAGGCCCGGCGTCTGGACGAGCTGAAGCTCAGCGTGTTCGAGGACGCCGCCGACGTACGGCTGCGTCTGGGCCAGCATCACCGGGTCATTCCGGAGCTGGCCGCGACCGTCCGCGCCCACCCGCTGCGCGAGCGCGCCCTGCACCTGCTGATCACCGCCCAGTACCGCTCGGGCCACCGCGCCGAGGCCATGGAGAGCTATCGGCAGGGGCGCAAGCGCTTCATCGACGAGCTCGGTCTCGAACCGGGGCCCGCCCTCAAGGAGCTGCACCGCTTCATCCTCCAGGACGACCGCGAGCGCGACCCCGGCACCGGGGACGGCGCGGGCACCGACCCGCCCGCCGCCGTGGCGCTCCCGCACGATCCGCCCTTCGAACTGCCCACGGACGCCCCCGGGTTCACCGGCCGCGCCCGCGAACTGGAACAGCTCGGCGTGCTCCTCGACCGCGGCGCCGACGTGCGCGGGCCGACGGTCGGGCTGATCAGCGGGCTCGCGGGCGTGGGCAAGACCTGTCTCGCGGTGCGGTGGGCGCGCGGGGTCGCCGACCGGTTCCCCGACGGCGTGCTCTTCGCCGATCTGCACGGCTACGACGAGCGCCACGAGCCGACGGCCGCCGCCGGGGTCCTCGGCGGCTTCCTGCGCTCCCTCGGCTTCGCGGGCGTCCAGATCCCGCAGGCCCCCGAGGAGCGGGAGGCGATGTACCGCAGCGCGCTCGCCGACCGGCGCGTCCTCGTGGTCCTCGACAACGCCCGTACGTACGCGCAGATCCAGCCCCTGCTGCCGAGCAGCGAGGGCTGCAGCGCCCTCGTCACCAGCCGCGACCAGCTCGCCGAGTTCGTGGCCTGGCCGCCGCGGGCGCGCGTGCACCTCAACCGGCTGGCCCCGGCCGAGGCGGTGGAGCTGGTCGACCGCGTCGTCGGCTCCCAGCGCGTCGCCGCCGAGCCCGCCGCCGTGGCCCGGCTCGTGGAGCTGTGCGACCTGCTGCCCCTCGCGCTGCGGATCGCCGCCGCGCGGCTCGCCGCCAAGCCGCACTGGACCGTGACCCACCTGGTGTCCCGGCTCAGCGACGAGGAGCGGCGCCTGGACGAGCTGAGCCAGGGCACCTCGCGCATCCGGGCGAGCTTCGGGATCAGCTACCGCTGCCTGTCCGCCGACGCCGCCCGGCTCTACCGCGGCCTCGGCCTCCTCGACGTCCACGACTTCGCGCCCTGGGTGGCGGCGGCGCTGCTCGACACGGACCAGTTCACCGCGGAGCGGCTCATCGAGCAGCTCGTCGACGCCCAGTTCCTCACCGCTCTGGGACCGGACGCCGCCGGGCAGCCCCGGTACCACTCCCCCAGCCTGCTGCGCATCTTCGCGCGCGAGCGGGCCCACGGGGAGGACGCCGAGGAACAGGGGCGCGCCGCCGTCGTCCGGGTCCTCCAGGCTGCGCTCGGCCTGGCCGAGCAGGCCCACCGGCGGCTCTACGGCGGCGACTTCAGCATCATCCACAGCGCCGCGCCGCGCTGCGCACCGCCCGAAGCCCTGGCCGCCGAGCTGCTCGCGAGACCGCTGGAGTGGCTGGAGGCGGAGCGGCTGTCCCTGGTACGTCTCGTCGGGCAGGCCGCGGGGGCCGGCCTCGACGAGCTGGCCTGGGACCTCACCCTGTGCTCGGTGGTCCTCTTCGAGACCCGCAACTACGTCGACGACTGGCGCCAGTGCGCCCAGCAGGCCCTGACCGCCACCCGCGCCGCGGGCAACATCCGCGGCCAGGGCGCCATGCTCTACGCCCTGGGCGCCCTGGAGATGCGCCTGCGCCGGTTCGCGGGCGCCGACGCGGGCTTCGCCGCGGCGCTGGCGCTGCACGAGCTCGCGGGCGAGGAGCACGGCCGCGCCCTGGTCCTGCGCAGCATGGCGATGATCGACCAGATGCGGGGTGCGGCGGACTCCGCGATGGACCGCAGCGTGGCCGCCCTGGAGGTGTTCCGCGCGGTGGGCGACCTGTCGTCACAGGCCCATGTGCTCAACAACATGGCGCAGATCGAGCTCGACCGCGGCCATCTGGCCCAGGCCCGCAAGCTCAGCCTCCGGTCGGTGCGGATCTCGTCGGGCATCAGCCCGGGAGGCGCCCGCAGCACGGCGCAGGGCACGCACCGCCTGGCCCGCGTCTATCTGGCGGAAGGGCGCTACGACCTGGCCGAGAGCGCTCTCCTGCGCATGATCCGCATCACCCGGGCAAGCTCCGACCTGCTCGGTCTCGCCCATGGCCTCCTCGGCCTCGGCGAGGCCCGGCTCGGCCGCGGCGACTGGGAACAGGCCCGCGCCACGCTCCTGCACGCGCTCGACATCGTGGCCACGGTGCACAGCCCGCTGGTCCTGGGGAAGATCAAGCTGGCCCTCGGGGCGGCCTGCGGCATGGGCGGCCAGGACGACCGCGCCCGGGAGTACCTGCGGGCGGCCCGCGACTGCTTCCTGCGCGTGGGCGTAGACGACTGGGTCAAGCGCGCCGACGAGGCGCTGGCCGCGCTGCGCACGGCGGGGGCGCAGCGGCGCGCCGAGGGCCAGGCGCACCTGGGCGAGGCCGCCCGGCGCCTGACGGTGCCCCGGGCCCGCGCGCCCTGGGACCGCACGGCCGCCGAGCGCGCCGTCTGGAACCCCACGGCGGCGCGGGCCCGGGCCGGGCACGCGCCCGCGGAGCACGGCGACCACGAGGAGGACGGCGCCGAACCCGGGCCCGAACGCGGCGGTCCGCGCCGGATCCACCCCGAGCAGCAGGGCGCGGACCGCGAACTCGGCAAGGCCACCGCCCTCGGCCTGGCGCCCGGCGGTCCCGGCGGCGGGCCCCCGCACGAGGGGCCGCGCGAGCACCGCGATGGCTGA